The genomic DNA TCATAGCAAGCAAGCATTCCATAACCAAAAAGtagatttcaaaaattagaaaCTGTAACACCACATTTTCCCTCACCCTCTACTCAAGCACATAGTGCACACTTGATGATCCCTCCATCCCTCGCTCTGGACTATAAGTATATGCTAAAAGATCTTCTACATATTCTAGTAGCTAAGCCACACAATGAACATTCATTTGACTCCATACAGGACTTGACATTTGTTCCACCCTAAACCCTTATTTATCAAGAACAAATGCAAAAACCAGATATATGCTGATCATTCAGAAAGGCtttctaaataactaataaacaACTCtactttcaaatatttatggaTAAATCTTGCCAACAATGGCAAACATAAAATGTTCCAAAACTGAGACTGGTGAACAAAACCATCAACTCAGGGATGTTGCCAGATTAATAACAATCTCTGAAAGTCCACATAAATTCTAAACATCTGAAAAGCAAAATGAGCCAAAGCTCCTCATAGAAAACAGTGGAGTACTACAACGTCAGATGGGTTCTATTAAGGGAATATGCACGCTTGCTAGGTAGCCATTAGAACGCATTACGTCCTAGAAAGTCTGGTGGCATCATAGAGGCATCCTTAAAACAAAATCAGCCAAATACAGCCAAAGGCACATTAGTTGACGGCTTCAgaagaaagataaaagaagAATCTCTTACCCCTTTTGAGCTTGACTTTGATTTGCTGCTACTGTGATtagaaacagatgacttctcctTCGGCAGTTTCTTTGCAATTccagttacaacttcaaataTTGTAGGCAAATCATTAACCATGCTAAAAAGACGCTTCCTGCATAAGAGAAATGTAGTAAGTCCCCAAGATACTAAATCCAGAAATCACAAGCACAGATAAACCACAGCCACGATGAATAACAAACCTGTCAGCCTTATCAAAACCAAATCTGGCACCAAAGTAGAATGCCACAGCCAACAACCATGCGTCACTATGAACAGCAACTAAGGACAGCCAGTCCTTCTCCTGCATCCCATCTCTTGCAAAATTGATGCCTAAAGCAGGCTCGGGCAGCTCTGGGGGCACCTCTTCAGCGGGCAAATTAACTTCCCATGTCTCATTTGGATATCCATAGAGGCAGAGATTTTCCTTCTCTGGAACACATAGGAAAAAAACCCAGTATACggataaaagataaattagcACAGTTTTCAACAAAAGAAAGATATAGATGTATATGCGTGGAAAAATCAGTCCACTAGCAGCGAAAACCTCCTAAACAAGAACTAACAGTGTCTCTatctctctcctcctctctaACAAGAACTAAGAATGTCTCTATCTCTCTCCGCCTCTCTATAAAtccttaataaaattatgagcAAACTACAAGCTctattttgaataatttcaGATTGGCATTATGAATTAGACCAGCAACTCCTCAGTATAACCGGCTTGTATGCTAAGCTATATTTTACTAGAATACCAACACTGCTGTCATTCGACATCTTAGTTAAGCAGCTCAAAGAATATGCATAATCAGCTCGATTCATTCAAAAGAAATGACTGGAAAATGACAAGAAAACTCCAGGTGAAAGTACAGGTATGCATAAGAAAGTCACCTTTTTTCATAGAAAGTACGTTAGGCCTGCAAGCACCGACTAATTCATAAAACAGTAAGTCGATTCAAATTGCATCAGCTGAAGAATGAGTTGCAAGGATTAGAGGCTTTTCTATATTAAAGACAGCTTGTACTCAGACGAATAAAATGAGAAGCTTTTCCTAGAACCTCAAATCACGTAGCGTTTCAAGATCAAGAGAGGTTATCATGATAGGAAAATGTAATTGCCAGAGGACAGCATCTAAACATGAATATCAACATAACTGATGGACGGCCCTGACCCTGACAGAGAGATCTGTAGCAAGAGGAACCAAATATGAATAAAATCTTAGTGAAActataaaaattctaaatgcATAAGATGGCCACCGATAATTCCTAAGTCGAGCATCGAACAAGATAAACAAAAAACCCGAAGTTATTGCAgattataataataactatTGCTTGTCACTGATCAAGCCAAAAGGAGGAGAAAAAGCACCACCCAACTGATAAAGTCAGGAAACCTTTTAATTACTAAGCCTTtccccccttttcttttctggaTAAATATTTACTAAGCTCGTCGAACCCACTTACTTGCATTGTCGCGGGATACAAACTAAAGTTCATCTAAGCACATTGTATGCATATATGGTACTCATATAGCAGTGCAGCCAAAAGGAGCAAACTTTAACACAATTCACCAAATGCAAACAACAATTTATCGCTTAGAGATGATTTTCTCCCAAGtaattcaaagaaaaaagaaaccacTACCCTCAGATTAACTAAATAAAGGAGTTCATTAGGATTCAAACTTTTacccaaaattgaaaatttaatttatgaaaagaagaagaagacgacgaTGACGACAAGTTAGAAGccaaaaaattcaagaaagtGAAAACCCTAACCCGGATCACACTGCTGGTAGAATTCCTCAACATCTGCAAGGGGAGGGCGAACAATAATTATCAGCAACTACTGCGAAATGCAAGAATTCAGAGAAAACGCAGAGAGAGTGGGGGAAATTGGGGAAATAGAAGGCGAGAAgagtgagtgagtgagtgagCAAGCATGCGAAGAAAGAGACCAGTGGTGAGGGCTTTGATCATGCCGGCGCGGCGGCCCTTGAAGTCCCTGAAGACCTCCTCCACGGTCCTAGGGTTGTACTGTGCGCCTGCGTCCATTCGGGTCAAAGCCAGCAACCGCCCTACTGGAATGGAAACAAAAGGCTCCTCCTTTGGAGCCCCCAGAGCAGTGAGAGTTGCAGAGTATCAGAAGGAGGGGACGTTAATGGAGCTGTGGACGCAGAGACAGAGCCAAAAGAGCAGACATTTCCCacggggagagagagagagagagaggcaaaAACGAGGACAAGTAGAGGGAGAAAacgatattaaaaaaaatacaaatattattgaaaaaaCTATCAAATTGACGCACCATATTGTTCCTAATTCTCAATTtgatacatgaaaaaattTTGTCATCAATTTTATACACAATATTCGTTTCCGTCTATCAAAATGCTCAAAACGAGGTTGtaatgatatttatttttaaaaatgtagATTAAAAACTATATTATTTTAGGCATTTTAATAAACGAAATCGAACGTTTCGTATGAAATTGATGACAAAAATTTTTCATGTATCAAATTGAGGGTTGTGGACAAAAAGATGTATcatttgatagttttctctatATTATTACTTTGCTCCTGGAATTAGTATatactttcttttgttttttattctttGTAATTGTAATTGGGGTATCCCCGATTAATCATCGGACCTCGTGAACTCCGTGTAGTGTATGAGACGGGTAAGTTGAGCCTATTGGACTGGCAATTGCTCAAAGGGTTTTGATTTGGGATGGACTAGTTATTGATATCCTCATTACCACTGGAGCAAATTCCTTGAGATTGTGATTAGTGTATATTTCACCTTTTTTCTGTCTTGATTTTATTTCCTTGAGATCACAGtaatatatgcttatataatCCTGAACGGATTTGTATCTAGTCTTGTTTTTAATGGATTTCAAATTCCTACGTTGCATGTAAAGTTTGCTCAATTCAATGTTGACAGCATCCATGTGGTACCAAATGCATTAGAGAAGAGAAATGGAATcggaaatattttatatatatatatatatatatatatccaaaaatCCTCAAATCAATGGCATCGGAAATGACCTCCTTCCGATTTAGGAAATCAGTATGGGAGAAATCACCTCCCACGTTCAATGGAATTGGGAAGCGATTCTCTCAAATCAATCAACCACACTCTGAATAGAAATCCCGAGTTCAAAGAGAAAGGTTgccccaaaaaaattatatatatacacaacaGACTTTGGATGTAAGAgaattgttgatttttgttgtcgTCGCTGCTTCAAAGCTTCTCTTCTGTTCCGTtacagacaaaaaaaaaattcaaaatttttaaggtAAGGTGGCGATTATTCTCCCAcaaaacgaaaaagaaaattataaaaaacgATTTCTTTTgggtaattaaaaaaatgatttatgGATCTGGTTAGAGATAAAGCAATGGGCAAATTACTTTAATTGTCGTACGCCccttatatttcattaatttgcaGATAGACCCCTaataaagaatttttttttcttttttaaaaaagaagtttttctctttgtttatgaaattaaaagaaaaaaaagagtaattgGACGACAGGATCACCAGCATAATTTTTCATCAACAAATTATGAGAATTTGTTTATACTTGAAATTTGATATGTAAATACAGAAAACATCCAAATATCTCTCTCTATTTATGCAAACATGATAACTATCCTGATAGATTTGTCgataattatgaattttagAAGTTATTGAACAAATTACTCGTTTACTGAATTATGGCAGTTTTTCATTGGATTTTACCATTGCCTAGAGCATCTTACCGACGAAGCGCAAACACCAAATTCATCGGGCTCGTTGGCTTTAAGCGCCCTCACAGCAATCCCTTTCACATTATCAGGAACTTTGGAAAATGGATCGACGATCGCGTCACCTTGCTTCCCGAGGTGAATTCTAATCGGCTTCTAATCAGAGCAGCATTGCAGAAAAGGCATATCCAATCCAAGTGATGACATTTTCAAAGACTTTACTTGATAGCTCATAATAACAAAGATGTAGGATTTTTAGGAGCCAACTACTATCACTGAAAGACGTGTGAACTTGTGATGCATGGACTTTTGGGGCTGACACTATTACTTCAAAAGGGGGTTATTGACGAATTTGGAATGTCATATAGCAGGAGAAACTATACGCTATGTTGACGTTTCCCCTATCATAATAGGGGAATGTCGAATGACATAATTCAAgggatatttttttttagaggAAAAAATTAATCCGCAAATTGAATCATGTGATCCTtctgtaaaaaaattaattatatgagAAAACggtttaataatttataagacAATTCAAAAACTAATAATAGAACTTACCAGGAGAGGAGCAACTACTTTCAAAGCGTGCTTCTGAACAAACACCTTCCCTTTGATCTTATACTTAGTTTTCGCCTCTTTCTCCCTGCAGGCCTTAGCACGGAGCTTTTTTGGGGAGGCACTGGGACCCCTTATAATGCTTTTCCTTTACCGCCAGTTTGGCCCAAACGATAACTCATGCCGTCCGTATCGGAGTCACCTGGTCAAAGCAAGCATTTCCATTCAAACTTTTTCCTGAGGATTTATTCCCCTGCAGCTAAGTTTATCCCAGTTATTTTAATGCACTTGCTTATGATAAAATCCCATTCCTAACCAAGGATCATCCTAGTGGCATCCTTCATCCTGCACAAAGTCAGAGCAGCCTGCTCCATAGAGGGAGTGGGAGAGACACTCCCTATGAAAAACGATAAACATCGAATAGAGgacaaaaatcaaatttaggcCTACACATGAATGGAGACAAATCTACAAAGAGGACGAAAAGTCACCTGATGATCGGCAGCCTTTTTCTCAGCATTTTTCACATTATCTAGGCTCTGAAATTTGAGTTCGTTATAAGTACCTCAAACCTAAGCTATTTAATCAGATTTAGGCCTACAAATAAATGGAGATAAGCCTACAGAGAGGATGAAAAATCACCTGATGATCAACATCCTTTTTCTCACATTGTCTACATTATCATGGCTCTGAAATTAGCATTTGTCATGTATAGCTCAAATCTAAGCTATTGAATCAGATTTAGGCCTACAaatgaatggagaaaaagCCTATAAGGATGACGAAAAATCACCTGATGATAATCGTCTTTCTCAGCActttccacttttttttttgtagtaaAAAAGAGATTTTGGTGTGTTTTATTGCATTTATTATTGTCAGTACCCCATTTCagtccatcggctccaaggggcaaaatcgttatttttccaatttattaccttttcttaaaaaaaaagaataaaatttttttaattaaattaaattatatatatatgtatataaaaaaaaaaagaaaagaaaagaaaagattcgggcagggctgggcagcgttgaccggctgcccgtgaccgccaacccttttaaaaaaaaagaaaaagattcgggcagggccgggcagcgctcgccggctgcccgcgaccCCGCTGGCCCAGGATCCCCCAAAATCGCGATTTTCGccaaatcggccgaaatctcAACGGAAAAGGGTAATAGATTGCAATTAATTAAACAGAAATACAATTGGGAGACACACGAAGACGATCCAGTGAGAGAAAACGGGAAATTGGCTCTCGTTTTAgagaatttggagatcggtTGATTCGGGAACCGTCACCGAAAAATCGCGAAATTCCCCCCGATTCCGACCGCCTAAACTCCGGTGAGGCCTAGATCGACCACGGCGAGGCGTCGGCGGTGTCCAGAACCGTCACCCGAGCCCTCTCGTGCCgtcgtcgcggcgtccaggggcgagaaccgccgccccCAGCCTCATCGCCGCCGCTTCCCCCGATCTCAGCCGCTCTTCGGCTAACAGGCCTCGGcccatttctctttctttgcaGGCTCGGCCCATTCGGCCCAACGCTCCGGTCCAGCttctcttccgggcggtttctccttcgggcgggccagtccgatccgatccgacccgattgtccggcgatttttttatttacagagaagcctCTCAACTTTCTGGATTAGGTAAATTCCCGACTTaatggcatgattagggctcctttcctgaatattattgcttgcttgatggatataatgtgaaatgagtattcttgggtcgcgtgggtgatcggatttgtcccgaacttgattttacgaactttctattttgtcacatttcagtccagaggacgtattttattttttaagatctgccccgaatttcaaaattattttcaatcaagccccagtcatttttattattttccaatcagtccttggatttttcagaatttttccaagaatcccaaagaacttttcaaattgtttcagtttagtcccgggactatttttcaccctttttagatctgccccgaatttcaaaaattcttttcaataaagtcccagtcattttactattttccaatctgccctggaattcccagaatttttcaagaatccctaggaacttttcaagttgtttcagtttagtcctggggccattttttttgttttcagatcagtcccgattttcaaattcatgtcaaataagtcctaggacattttcagtaaattttttacacagtccccttttttagaattttcagatcagtccccaattttttagaattttcaaatcagtccataatttttccaaaattttcaaatcagtccctgctcttttaaaatcgttcaattcagtcccctggacattttctaaaaatattcgGCCCTTTTCTatttggatcacccaccgacaatgtatgtgccccatttaaatatttcatttttgtaattatgtgaccatgtcgaaaattagagtttatcgttcagtcaactaatggctatctcgacggctcgaaatccgtagactaaagcattcggcaagtttttaattaacctaaaattctacatacgggataatcgggacgttaaatttggctaaattaaattacttgatttctttaattggattgcatgaattgattaataatttgtaatcgcgtcgacagttcgagaactgttagtcatgcctttttcaaaatttacaatttcaaaagcactgagatacgtacaacgtaatcttgattttcatgcacacacatatttaccgattcaagggcatgattaccggttcttgtcctgccgtaatcctagcgtaggtttgtaTTTAGAGCGGAttgaaacatgggaaaacaaattaatcacaaactcggcttaatcaaacatgggcaaatagtccagtagagggttaggtttgggttttaggtgaaaagcCATAACCtaaaaagccatattgtcacgatacaaaataatctaaaaataacccacacattcagGACTTGACTACAAATATCATGTCTATTGGGTCCGATAAAATAATGACAAATGCTACATGCCCTATCCATCAatctatttgtttattttagggtaggatttgtatgccaagataccccggataagaattgattaactcacgtaaattcgacaataacaaaatctcattgtttgtttatttaagcttgcttgttacatttttgcacttgtttgttatgcggatcgagcccgatcctttatgactcgattcacactgggtccaacgcctataatcgtcgatcacggggttcaatgccccatacaccgagtgcgcatttaatttaattttcgatcttttccaaaaccacacggtgagcatgagtgaaataatggccgaatgcgaatcgaccgggatttagtcattgtagcttgtcttttatttatttgagagaacaatgtaaggttttatattatacatatattcatgtaaaatcccggtcggagagtggacggtcagagtgtttcttcgaatttacggtgtcaaaacgcataagatgagcaaaatttaattaagcggtaattaaattaaaatggtaagcctagacaagctagagtaccgaaagggcgtgtgggatataggcccacatgtaatagaacccccgaattcggaactttcggttccatacagaccatatgccttagcaattaggtgtaccccgtacccctagacccgggcaactcaccggcccttgacctttgggtcgtaaacaggtagtggcgactccttctcacgtgcgttcgtcgcacgtccccgggaaggtggacactcccaagccgcgttgcatttaggcgcgcgcatgcgtgccctgacgagacgaaattcgggtgcgcacagcttggcgactccactggggacacttagagggttcgggcttgttctcgcttgctttgtttacttgtttatttatcgctttccgcaatttttcacttatctactttacgcacttttatttctcgtacacgcattgcatatcatactaacttctaggtacctatgggtcgcgtcccacgaccggtaataggagcataggttagataggggttcgaagtaggggtacggcgcgcagttcgactgttcgcttgctttgtttacttgtttatttatcgctttccgcaatttttcgcttatctactttacgcacttttatttctcgtacacgcattgcatatcatactaacttttaggtacctatgggtcgcgtcccacgatcggtaataggagcataggttagataggggttcgaagtaggggtacggcgcgcagttcgactgtcgcttaggctctgaaaagaatcccgctcgatttcaaggaattgacacccttgagtcgggggcccccatccctaggtagcacggtccttgtagtgccgaaaccatgcatactgTAGGAGCTTCATGCCATCTTCCAACCCGACTTCAATAACAGTCcctcgagtcggcctgcgcgccatttgagtccttttttgtttttgagagaTGTACGTTATATACATTAAGTCGTtggcatttattttctgtacccATGCAtcatataatttcaaaattaggtgtcatttgtattaactagtcctaaatcggcttttctttcatcttggtaagagatgGCGTGCTCGGTCTCCTTTCCACACCTCGACAGGGTCACGCCACCACTCGAGGAAATCAGTCATATCTGGGCTTATCTGCGCCAAGTCGACCGTTATTACATCAAGACCTTTGTTGGGGATATACCAATGCTAGCCATCCGCCGAGTGGATTGGAATTTCTTGGGAGCAGCGGTAACGTTTTGGGACCCAGTCCACGCCGTCTTCAACATCCAAGGTACCGAGCTCACACCTACCATCGAGGAATATCGTACTCTTGTCGGAAGAATTGCAGCCACCCACGGCATTGTGGAACCTAATTTCCATACCACCCGACTTGTTTTGGTATCGTGCCTACTCGGGGTGCATAGGTCTCAGCTACAAgccgaacttgcatattcCGGTGGCACAGAGATAGTCACCGCGAAACTCCTCCGTTTTATTGAAATACGAGCGCGCGAGGTTCAAGGGGATCTTTTACAAAAGAATTTATGTCATGCGatcttattcttaattttcggGACTCTATTATTCCCTCACTCGGCCGGTCACATTGACGCAGCTTTAGctagcgttgtcctccaagtggcgGGAGGTCGCGAGTACGAGGTGGCCTCGTAGGCCGAGACCATACGATCCCTTGATCGCGTTACGAGAAAGACCGATCGAAGGCTGagagggtccccaatccttttgcaaatttggctccaaagccatgcaaaccccttcggccTTGTTCGTCCAGTTATGTTTTTCACACGTCCGGAGTCTATCATTTCGCGGTTACTACCTCTGTTGCGTGTGGAGGAACGTAAAGTCTCCGAGtggattaaaatttttcgcgaaatagcaccaaagggctttaaaaggcgtgccgcgtggatgccacccggacccatgacCCTTAAATGTCTTGATTTTAACGGAGTACCACTCGTGAGCCATGCagggtccaccacttattttccggcgcgagtagtgaggcagtTAGGTGGCTTACAGACTGTTCCCAAAGGTACGGCGCGAACCAAgttcgaacacacttggcAGACTATGGTCATCGAGCAtctttacttccccgagcacccgaCCCAAGATGAACTGGACTTTCAAGCCACGGAGGAATATATCCTCCGCTTTTATTGATGGGGTCCATCAGAGAATGATGATTTCACAGACTCTCCTCCGGTCGAGAGTAGCACATCATCCGGGGCACCGGTACCGGACATGGCCATCCAAGTCGAGCTCGCCAATCTCAGGGCTGAAAGGGACCGCCTCCGCCAGGAGGTCGCCGAGAAGAATGAGCAGCTTGGCGATCAGCACCAACTACAGAAGGAGCTTGCCCAGGCCCACGCCCAACTGCAGAGGcgtgatcaggagttggcgCAAGCGAACGCTACCTTGGAGAGGTCCAGGAAGAGGGCCCGTGGAGGTCCACGCACATCCTAGGATAGATACCTCTACCAGGCCCTCACCTGGAATCGGTGCTTTCCATGGCGATGGTCGCTTGCACCCCGGGCACGTTGGAAGACCGACTTAGGActatctttttaaaatttgtattgcactttgaaccattcggagttaatacgaatgacagcattagtttttgaaatttcatgcatctcatgcattccCTCTCTTTTCATTACTTTGCATGCTTATTTTAAAGAGAATATTCTTGCATCGAAACTCACACACTTATGGAATCCAGGTATTAACAACCGGCGGCGCCCCACCGATATCCCACACGCTTCCAATTAAGAATGGCAGAGAAAAATCAACTCGCTGTCTTCGAGGGGAATACACCACCGACGCCAGTTCATTCTCCACGGCCCACGGTGAACGCGCCACCACCACTTACCACTGCAGGCACGCTACTAGCACATCATGGGACTCTCTCGGCCATCTCCCACAACCGATTTCAACAAGCATGTCACTACCATCGGGGTACGCACCACTACCACCGATGTACGTGCCGTCGTCGACGACTCAAGCACCACCGCTTGCCCATGATCCTACTCGCATGGCCACTCTCGAGGGCAACGTCACAACTCTTCAAAACACGGTTGACCTAATTGCCGCTAATATGGCCGAGATGATGGCTTTGCTCAGGGGGGCAAATCGCGCGTCTTCTAGCTCCATCCCGCCTCTCGCACGAGGGCCAACTGTCGACCTC from Punica granatum isolate Tunisia-2019 chromosome 2, ASM765513v2, whole genome shotgun sequence includes the following:
- the LOC116196136 gene encoding PHD finger protein ALFIN-LIKE 4-like isoform X2 — translated: MDAGAQYNPRTVEEVFRDFKGRRAGMIKALTTDVEEFYQQCDPEKENLCLYGYPNETWEVNLPAEEVPPELPEPALGINFARDGMQEKDWLSLVAVHSDAWLLAVAFYFGARFGFDKADRKRLFSMVNDLPTIFEVVTGIAKKLPKEKSSVSNHSSSKSKSSSKGRSSESGKDSKAMQSKEEDEGLDEEEEEEHGDTLCGACGENYAADEFWICCDICEKWFHGKCVKITPARAEHIKQYKCPSCSNKRVRP
- the LOC116196136 gene encoding PHD finger protein ALFIN-LIKE 4-like isoform X1; the encoded protein is MDAGAQYNPRTVEEVFRDFKGRRAGMIKALTTDVEEFYQQCDPVGACRPNVLSMKKEKENLCLYGYPNETWEVNLPAEEVPPELPEPALGINFARDGMQEKDWLSLVAVHSDAWLLAVAFYFGARFGFDKADRKRLFSMVNDLPTIFEVVTGIAKKLPKEKSSVSNHSSSKSKSSSKGRSSESGKDSKAMQSKEEDEGLDEEEEEEHGDTLCGACGENYAADEFWICCDICEKWFHGKCVKITPARAEHIKQYKCPSCSNKRVRP
- the LOC116196136 gene encoding PHD finger protein ALFIN-LIKE 4-like isoform X3, producing the protein MKKEKENLCLYGYPNETWEVNLPAEEVPPELPEPALGINFARDGMQEKDWLSLVAVHSDAWLLAVAFYFGARFGFDKADRKRLFSMVNDLPTIFEVVTGIAKKLPKEKSSVSNHSSSKSKSSSKGRSSESGKDSKAMQSKEEDEGLDEEEEEEHGDTLCGACGENYAADEFWICCDICEKWFHGKCVKITPARAEHIKQYKCPSCSNKRVRP